The genomic window TTACCTGGGTCTTTTTGCATCACTCCCTTTCTCCAGTTTCTAAGATCCTTACAACCTTCTGTCACCTATGTTCCTGTGCCATCTTAAAGCATCTCCTAAGGCCTGCTTTACTTTATCATTACGGAGACTGAAGATGAACGGATTCAGAAGTGGGGTGATGATGCATCCCAGAGCTGAGACCCCTTTATTAAGAAGCATAGATTGAGCCTCTGATGTGCGGATGTAAAGGAAGATAGAGCTGCCATAAACAATGACAACCACAGTAAGATGTGAAGCACAggtagaaaaggctttttttcgTTCTGCGGCTGTTGGAGTCTGGAAGACAGTAGCAAGGATACAGGCATAGGAAACAGAAGTCACTGCCAGGGAACCAAGAAGAACAGCTGTGGAAAGTATAAAGGCCACTAATTCCAGAAGTTGGGTATTTCCACAAGAGAGCCGCATAAGTGGCCAGCTGTCACAGAAGAAGTGGTCAATGACATTAGGGCCACAGAAAGGCAAACTAACCATGAGGATGGTGGGAGAGAGCACCCATAAGAAACCAGCAAGCCAAGAAGCCATTACTAGCCGGACACAGATGGGACGGTTCATTAGGGTCTCATAGTGTAATGGATGGCAGATGGCTAGATAGCGATCCAGAGACATGACTGCCAAGAGAAAAAAGTCAGTGGTGCCCAGGAGGAAATAGAGGTAGGATTGTGTGATGCagccagcaaaggagattgagtAATCCCTAGTAAGGATGCTGACCAGGATCTTAGGAACAACAACAGAGACCAATACCAGCTCCAGGAGGGAGAGATTTCtcaggaaaaaatacatttgagtTTGCAGGCGGTGGTCAGACCAGCTAAGCACAATGATGATCAAATTTCCCATGACTGTCACTATATATGTCACCAGAAGTCCCAGAAACAGCATGAGCTGTAGGGTCCAGCTATGAGGGAAACCTGTCAGCACAAATTCTGTTACCTGGGTCCAATTCTCTGGATACATTTCCCTCTATCTGTATAAGGAAAAGAATGATTTGAGGTtaagtaatatataattaatcctgttttatttttaacctaCCATATGGAGGACCCCAGGCAAGAATGTGAGAGCATTAAGTATATACAGAGACAGAGTTTCCAATTTGCATGTAGCTGAAGACATAGtattggggaagaaaaattttgggaaagcattctaattatttttaatctaggTGTTGGTAAAGTTCCTGTGGGATCTTTCCCATATTTTTAGGAAGACCTAGAGAGGACAAGCTCATTGGGCTGCATGcatatctttctttaaaataaagctaAACCCTCAGGTAAAGCACCTCCTCCTATagtttttatgttaaaattatgtTTTCCCCAGCCCCATTTGGCTTAGTAGACTGTCAACCCAACAGATAGAGACATGCTTATATAAGACCCAcaagtttacaaagtgttttcctcaGAATAATATCATTAGATACATGGTGAGAccattattaatcccattttgtGGATGAAAAAGCTGACTATCTAAAAAGACTTACAATAAAACAACTAGgacatattaaaataaagaatcaaataaattcaTGTTTTCTGACTAAAAATACATAACATTTCTAGAGCTTGTCAACCTACTTCCCAACCCAAGCTAAGATACACTTCTGGGTTATGGGTGAAGAAAGAGTAAACAAGGATTGGAGTACTGAATAGTCTAATACATGACTGAGGTTAGAATAAGTATGTGTGATAATATGTTATTGGTATTATTGTTTAAAGATGTTGAGCCACATATTGGGCATGTAAATTTATGGTTGTAGGTGTTCAGAAATGACATTGTACATTATAGTGACCTCCACCCCTGAATCTTGGAATCACAAGTATCTCCTGAATTATATTGTTATAGTAGAAAGAAAATCTTATAGGAATTAAGGGAGTCTACAAattagaggagaggaagaaatgtATTCTAGGCACAGAGCATAACTAGTGCAAAGACAGGCAGATGAGAAAAGCAGTGTtatatgagagacagagaaagtcagCATAGGATGGAAATTAATGTGTATTGGATATTGGTCTTCTCATGCACAAAGTGAGGatatgaaaatttgaaattttatgttTATAACATTGagcaatttttatcatattttaattccttgaaaattggTAAcctattaaattcaatttaccaaaaaaattattgaatccCTAGTGTCATTTAGTTAAAAGAATCCTGGAATTGAAATTAAAACACCTAGATTTGAGTCCTTATTCTGTCATTTACTAGCTTGTGACTGTGAACAATTGCTTAATATATGTaagtttctattttctcatctgtaaaatgggaatcataaaataaaaaagataaaatggaaatcatagaATTTGTAATCTCTTTTAGTAGTATTGCAGTAAGAAAAGCTCTTTTTTTACTCATAAAAGGCTGTAGAAATGGAGCTATGATTATTCTCAGTATCTATTACTTTTCAAAAGTAATAGATATTACTTTTGGTAACTATCCATTAGAAGATTTAATCAGCATAGCATAAAGGAAACAGCATTGCATTGTGAATAAGTTCTTGACTTCTAATACATTTCTGAAACTTAGTAGCCAAGAGAAAGTTATGCCTGAAAAAGAAGTGCAAATAGTATGGGTCCAACAAAGCTACTAGACTGTTAAAAGAGACAACTAGAGATTATGAAAGGAGCAAAACACATTAGTCATAATCTGGAAGTCACAATAAAGCTGGATGCACCATAGAAAGCCTCAGGAGCtaaggaaagatggaaaaacaATTTGAACCAACAGGAGGCTGTGAGAAGGAATTGAGAAAGCCAAAGACCATGTTAGCAAGCCTTCcacttcttcctctccccacatCTTAAGCATAAGATTTAACTTAGATCACAaatgcaaagcactttccatagTTTAAAGCTCTATATACATTATGTACTCTAGTTCTCATAGGTTaaaattcatatatacacattatgtGTTCTCTCTCCTAATTAGAAGATGGGTACCATGAGAGCTgctagtatttttcttttaaattttatccctATTACTTGGTACAGCTCATGGCAAACAATAAATATTCAATTAATGCTGAATCCTTTATTCCTATATGTGTTCATTCagtcattccttcctttctttgtggATAATATACAAATACTTTGATATGATGTTCAAAGCTTTGTGCAATTTTGACTCTAACCAGTCAAGActggtttcattttatttcatcttattgATCCAGAGCTGACTTGCTTATCATCTCACATCCACTACAGTTCATTGCTTGTCTCCATGTTTTTGTTCAGTCTGTTACCCCTTCCTGGAATACCTTCCTGCCTCATTTACTCCTATTGAGATCCTTAGCTTTCCTTCACAATTCAATTCAAGTGCCACTGATACTTAAGACATTTTCTGGTCTTCCTAGATGTTAGTACTACCTCCtattcctacttttaaaaaattacatcatATTTACTTTGTTATTTTGTACTTACTTATGTACATTTTGAAAAGCTTCTCAAGGGATGACTGTTGGAAATTTGTTTCTGAATAATCAGTGCTTAAAATAGTTCCTAAAATATATAGGGGGCATAATAGAGGTttggtgaatgaataaataaacgtTAAATAGTTAACCCCAATTACCAGGAATCGAAATGGAAAATCTTAACTTATCTTCCCAGAGCTGATGACTTAGAGTTTAGCATCTTAGAAGCATAAAATACTAGGAATGGAAGGATCCTTCTGGATGATGTAGTTCAACTTCATTGTACAAATAACTTCATGGAGTCTCAAAGGGATTAAGTAATTTAATCAAAATCACACAGGTCCCATGGCTCATGGTTTTCTATCTCCCTTGTCCTTCTGTCTCAGAGGTCCATCAGTCAGTTGAACTTTAGTGAAATAGGAATTGTGATAAAATATAGGCATTGAGTTTGAAAACCCACTGTACATAGGTTGAAAGAATCTGATTCACTTACCCATCCCAATACTTTATTCTTTTGCATTCTTCCACTGAAATCATTCTAATTTAACTACAGAGGACCAAATTGGTCCTAGGGCCAAGTGAACTCtccaaataaaaagaatgagctGTAACTAGGATTTATCCTTCCTATTGACTTGCGCATTTGAAGAGATGAAATTCTTTAAACTTTACACAGCTAATTCATTCCCAATTCTAtcaattaaaatttgttttaactttCTTAGAGCTATGATCCCCAAAGAAAACCATCTTGACCCATGCTCATTACACAAAAATGCTGTAATTAATCCCTTGAGAGAAAAAGTAAGTACTGACTTTGACTTTCATGTTGCTACCATTACTATCTTTTTGACCCCTAAAGAGAATAAGTGCTGTTAGAGATATAACAATCAAGTTTGGCAAACTGGGGAAAGGGACATGGAATCCATACATTGAAAGTAAGCAGTATGAAAGGTGCCCTTAActaaaattttaatgttaaattcAGTTGAGGGTGGTGAGAAATAGGTACACCAGGATCCATGCAATACTGGGATGTTAATGTCTATGAGAGAAGACTGTGGAATAGTGGAAAGTCATTGGCAGGAGTTTGAGATAGAGAAATTTATCTATGGGGGTGGATAGTGAAAAATGATGTCCTTGTAGTTTTATACTTTAACTGTTCTTGCTAATTACTTTAGAAGTTGCTTTCTTCTGGGCCTCTGAAGGAATACAGTACCTTCTAAATTAAATCTCCTCTGGCTTCAGATTCCCAACTCTAATTATGGCTCTGAATGCTAAGACTGTGAATACAACTTAGCTTTTATGATTTGAGATTTATCCCCAAATTGACTTGCAATAATAAGGCATATTCAGCTTAGGGGAACAAACGGTGGTTTGTCTTACTATTGCTCATAAGAGTTTCAGGACttaaattcattaaattcatATCTAATACCAAGATATCCTTTTGTAAATCTTTATACTTTTCTATatggtaactttttaaaaatttgtttttttatcatatttttccaaaatatttcttcCATGGAACTCCCTTATGATAAT from Sminthopsis crassicaudata isolate SCR6 chromosome 3, ASM4859323v1, whole genome shotgun sequence includes these protein-coding regions:
- the LOC141559603 gene encoding olfactory receptor 6T1-like, whose translation is MYPENWTQVTEFVLTGFPHSWTLQLMLFLGLLVTYIVTVMGNLIIIVLSWSDHRLQTQMYFFLRNLSLLELVLVSVVVPKILVSILTRDYSISFAGCITQSYLYFLLGTTDFFLLAVMSLDRYLAICHPLHYETLMNRPICVRLVMASWLAGFLWVLSPTILMVSLPFCGPNVIDHFFCDSWPLMRLSCGNTQLLELVAFILSTAVLLGSLAVTSVSYACILATVFQTPTAAERKKAFSTCASHLTVVVIVYGSSIFLYIRTSEAQSMLLNKGVSALGCIITPLLNPFIFSLRNDKVKQALGDALRWHRNIGDRRL